From Toxotes jaculatrix isolate fToxJac2 chromosome 1, fToxJac2.pri, whole genome shotgun sequence, a single genomic window includes:
- the slc22a18 gene encoding solute carrier family 22 member 18, giving the protein MSRKGETTVETPGAGQQPERTKVIYIVYIIAALDITWMFLQFSVTPYLAKKLGFDTLWFGYLQTMVGITQLLGGPMFGRFADLFGARAALSLACSATVVFFLLLAIADHPAMLFIHKIPTVFMHVLPASQMVVADLSEPEKRADALSKLGLCFGVGMIAGSTLGGQLSMRYGETFTACFAAVGSAFSLLLVLKFIPKTTKAQAPRTNAESENKSKSVFNVGEITRLMKFPGVTPTFAVKIVAGLPSGIFQVMFSIIALEFFKLQPEENGYLMAYFGVVQMVIQGGVIGRLTARYSESSLLLLSIGVSSLVGLAQAYMQNVFHLCVIVVPMMFSLSMFNVITDSMLTKSVPSSDTGTMLGLCASVQSLLRTVGPTAGGFLYVNYGISSIGLIQFVVNVAVFVYLLQRRLKKTDAQKK; this is encoded by the exons ATGAGTCGAAAAGGCGAAACGACCGTGGAAACCCCCGGTGCCGGCCAACAACCGGAGAGGACGAAAGTCATTTACATCGTTTACATCATCGCTGCTTTGGACATAACATGgatgtttttgcagttttctgTAACCCCT TATTTGGCAAAGAAGCTTGGCTTTGACACTTTGTGGTTTGGTTATTTGCAAACCATGGTGGGCATCACTCAGCTGCTGGGGGGTCCTATGTTTGGAAG GTTTGCAGATCTCTTCGGGGCACGAGCAGCCTTGTCTCTGGCCTGTTCTGCAACTgttgttttcttcctgctgctggccATAGCAGACCATCCTGCCATGCTGTTCATCCACAAAATACCCACGGTCTTCATGCACGTCCTGCCTG CGTCTCAGATGGTTGTTGCAGACCTTTCAGAACCTGAAAAACGGGCAGATGCTTTGTCCAAACTAGGTCTGTGTTTTGGCGTCGGTATGATCGCGGGCTCCACGCTGGGCGGACAGCTCAGCATGCGCTATGG GGAGACATTTACTGCATGTTTTGCGGCTGTGGGGAGTGCCTTCAGTTTACTGCTGgttttaaagtttatcccaaaaACTACTAAAGCTCAAGCTCCAAGAACCAACGCTGAAA GTGAGAACAAAAGCAAGTCAGTATTCAATGTGGGAGAGATCACAAGACTGATGAAGTTTCCAGGTGTGACTCCGACTTTTGCTGTGAAGATCGTGGCCGGGTTGCCATCAg GCATTTTTCAAGTGATGTTTTCTATCATTGCACTGGAGTTCTTCAAGCTGCAGCCTGAGGAGAATGGTTATCTGATGGCCTATTTTGGCGTCGTGCAAATG GTTATTCAGGGAGGAGTGATCGGTCGACTCACAGCGAGATACTCTGAGAGCTCGCTGCTGCTTCTGTCCATCGGCGTTTCTTCTTTGGTGGGACTGGCTCAG GCTTACATGCAGAACGTGTTCCACTTGTGCGTCATCGTCGTCCCCATGATGTTTTCCCTCAGTATGTTTAACGTCATCACAGACAGCATGCTCACCAAGAGCGTACCGTCCTCTGACACAG gcacaatgCTGGGGCTGTGTGCATCCGTTCAGTCTCTGCTTCGCACTGTTGGTCCGACTGCTGGAGGCTTCCTGTATGTAAACTATGGTATTTCCTCAATAGGCCTAATCCAGTTTGTTGTCAACgttgcagtgtttgtttatctgCTGCAGCGTCGGCTCAAGAAGACAGACgcacaaaagaaatga
- the LOC121179769 gene encoding very-long-chain (3R)-3-hydroxyacyl-CoA dehydratase-like: MQILTPHVYWAQRHGEIYLRVELSDAKNLDISLQENNTLQFRAQGHGAKGDNEYEFSLEFLEPVRPEINHKSTQRQVDIKIKKQEERWWDRLTLQEKKPLFLAPDFDRWLDESDAEMELQAKEEEKIKRISVESRVRKDPYLGLKKGYLFMYNLVQFLGFSWIFVNMTVRLFILGQDSFYDTFHTTADMMYFCQMMAVLEVINPLLGLVKTGFFPAMIQVAGRNVILFVIFGSLEDMQNKPVVFFVFYLWSTIEIFRYPFYMLACIGTEWKLLTWLRYSLWIPLYPLGVVAEAVAVIQSLPVFDETRLFSLPLPAVLGHSLSFSYTLQLYLVLMFLGLFINFRHLYKQRRRRYRSRKRKVH; encoded by the exons ATGCAGATCCTGACTCCTCATGTTTACTGGGCTCAGCGACACGGAGAGATTTACCTCCGGGTGGAGCTGAGCGACGCCAAG aatcTTGACATCAGCCTGCAAGAAAACAACACGCTTCAGTTCAGAG CACAGGGCCATGGAGCTAAAGGAGATAATGAGTATGAGTTCAGTTTGGAGTTCCTGGAACCTGTCAGACCTGAG ATCAACCATAAGTCCACCCAGCGTCAGGTGGACATCAAGATCAAGAAGCAGGAGGAGCGCTGGTGGGACCGGCTGACGCTGCAGGAGAAGAAGCCTCTGTTTCTGGCTCCTGACTTCGACCGCTGGCTGGACGAGTCTGACGCAGAGATGGAGCTTCAGGCTAAG gaggaggagaagataaAGAGGATAAGCGTGGAGTCGAGAGTTCGTAAAGACC cTTACCTTGGTCTGAAGAAAGGCTACTTATTCATGTACAACCTTGTGCAGTTCCTGGGATTCTCCTGGATCTTTGTCAACATGACTGTTCGACTCTTCATTCTTGGTCAag ATTCGTTCTACGACACCTTCCACACCACGGCCGACATGATGTATTTCTGTCAGATGATGGCCGTGCTCGAGGTCATTAATCCCTTGTTGGGTCTGGTCAAGACTGGATTTTTTCCTGCTATGATACAG GTGGCAGGGAGGAACGTCATCCTGTTCGTTATCTTCGGCAGCCTGGAGGACATGCAGAACAAGCCTGTGGTCTTTTTCGTCTTCTACCTGTGGAGCACCATTGAGATCTTCAG GTACCCTTTCTACATGCTGGCCTGCATCGGCACAGAATGGAAGCTGTTAACGTGGCTGAGATACAGCCTCTGGATCCCTCTGTACCCACTGGGGGTTGTAGCTGAAG CGGTGGCTGTGATCCAGTCCCTGCCCGTCTTTGATGAGACCCGTCTGTTCAGCCTCCCCCTCCCTGCTGTGCTGGGACACTCTTTGAGCTTCTCCTACACTCTGCAGCTCTACCTGGTCCTCATGTTTCTGG GACTCTTCATCAATTTCCGTCACCTGtacaagcagaggaggaggcggtACCGCTCGAGGAAAAGGAAAGTCCACTAA